One window from the genome of Isachenkonia alkalipeptolytica encodes:
- a CDS encoding NAD(P)/FAD-dependent oxidoreductase: MMKDVIVIGGGPAGLGAALEAKKAGATSVVVLERDRELGGILNQCIHNGFGLQEFKEELTGPEYAQRFINQVKGEDIEVHLNTMVLDVTEDRRVTVLGDEGIQEIRGKAVVLAMGCRERTSGAIDLQGYRPAGVYNAGMAQRILNMEGYQVGKEVVIYGSGDIGLIMARRMTLEGAKVMAVVEVMPHSSGLYRNIAQCLEDYDIPLLLRHQIEEVHGKDRIEGVRISKIDEQWQPIEGTQQTISCDTLLLSVGLIPENELSEKARVSLDPRTKGAVVKSTMETDVPGIFSCGNVLHVHDIVDFVTEESRIAGRNAARFAAGALPRGKEVLTNPGKGVTYTLPHRIMLEDPDGVTLFLRSDVIYKKARVKVKEGERIVKEKRERLIVPSEMVQINLSPEDLSSLTGEIIVEIEGEEND, from the coding sequence ATGATGAAGGACGTAATTGTAATCGGAGGAGGTCCCGCCGGCCTTGGAGCGGCCCTAGAGGCGAAAAAAGCCGGAGCAACGTCCGTTGTGGTGCTGGAGCGGGACCGGGAACTGGGCGGTATTCTTAATCAGTGTATCCATAACGGTTTCGGACTCCAGGAATTCAAGGAGGAGCTCACCGGTCCCGAGTATGCCCAGCGATTTATTAACCAAGTGAAGGGGGAAGACATCGAGGTGCATCTGAATACCATGGTGCTGGACGTAACGGAGGATCGTAGGGTGACGGTCCTGGGAGACGAGGGAATCCAAGAAATTCGAGGGAAAGCCGTGGTCCTTGCCATGGGCTGTCGGGAGCGAACCTCGGGCGCCATTGATCTTCAGGGCTACCGGCCCGCAGGGGTTTATAATGCAGGGATGGCCCAGCGGATTTTAAATATGGAAGGCTACCAGGTGGGCAAGGAAGTGGTGATTTACGGTTCCGGTGACATCGGCCTGATCATGGCCCGGAGAATGACCTTAGAGGGGGCCAAGGTCATGGCCGTAGTGGAAGTGATGCCCCATTCCAGCGGACTTTATCGAAACATTGCCCAGTGCCTGGAGGATTACGATATTCCCCTGCTTCTGCGTCATCAGATCGAAGAAGTTCATGGTAAGGACCGCATCGAAGGGGTGCGTATCAGCAAAATTGATGAGCAGTGGCAGCCCATCGAAGGGACTCAGCAAACCATATCCTGCGATACGTTGTTGCTTTCCGTGGGACTGATACCGGAAAATGAATTGTCGGAGAAAGCCCGGGTTTCCCTGGATCCTAGAACCAAGGGAGCCGTGGTCAAAAGTACCATGGAAACCGATGTGCCGGGAATCTTTTCCTGCGGCAATGTGCTCCATGTCCATGATATTGTGGATTTTGTCACCGAGGAAAGCCGCATCGCCGGAAGAAACGCCGCCCGCTTTGCGGCGGGAGCCCTGCCCCGGGGCAAAGAAGTGCTCACAAACCCGGGAAAAGGGGTTACCTATACCCTGCCCCATCGGATTATGTTGGAGGATCCCGACGGCGTCACCCTGTTTTTACGAAGTGATGTGATCTATAAAAAGGCCCGGGTGAAGGTAAAGGAGGGGGAGCGAATCGTAAAGGAAAAAAGAGA